A region of Lacinutrix sp. Hel_I_90 DNA encodes the following proteins:
- a CDS encoding energy transducer TonB: MEPKKNPKSNVGRNSSLYFAVGMALMLTLTYVAINYKTYDDSVRNMAQRDVDEELDEEIPITNQAPPPPPPPPPPPPAPEVIDVVKDEVEIEETVIESTETTQAEEIVEVEDVVVDEIEEDVEVSFAVIENVPIFPGCDSGNNDAKKKCMSDKINQLVAKKFDLELGQELGLSGKQRISVFFTIDKLGNIVNVKTRAPHPRLEKEAQRIVDLIPQMKPGRQRGKPVKVTFFLPISFNVQD, translated from the coding sequence ATGGAACCTAAGAAAAATCCAAAATCAAACGTAGGGAGAAATAGTTCTCTTTATTTTGCAGTGGGTATGGCGCTTATGTTAACCTTAACATATGTGGCTATCAACTACAAGACCTATGATGATAGTGTGCGAAATATGGCACAGCGTGATGTAGATGAAGAATTGGACGAAGAAATTCCAATCACAAATCAGGCACCGCCACCACCACCGCCGCCACCACCACCACCACCAGCACCAGAAGTTATTGATGTTGTTAAAGATGAAGTGGAAATCGAGGAAACAGTTATTGAATCTACTGAGACAACTCAAGCAGAAGAAATAGTTGAAGTTGAAGACGTTGTAGTCGATGAAATTGAAGAAGATGTTGAAGTGTCTTTTGCAGTTATTGAAAACGTACCAATTTTTCCAGGTTGTGATAGTGGAAACAATGATGCCAAGAAAAAATGTATGTCGGATAAAATCAATCAGTTGGTTGCGAAAAAGTTCGATTTAGAATTAGGTCAGGAATTAGGCTTAAGTGGTAAACAAAGAATCAGTGTGTTTTTTACCATTGATAAATTGGGTAACATTGTGAATGTTAAAACCCGTGCACCACATCCAAGATTAGAAAAAGAGGCACAACGTATTGTGGATTTAATTCCGCAAATGAAGCCAGGAAGACAACGTGGAAAGCCAGTAAAGGTTACATTCTTTCTACCGATATCGTTTAACGTACAAGACTAG
- a CDS encoding VanZ family protein → MLKKSSLVISIFYTVLLTALSLFKINLEAEHLPLNSDKVYHAIAYSLFTLLWFAAFHFKLKMQFNKALLITGLFSFSYGILIEVLQGWLTISRQGDVKDVIANTIGMVFAVLLIWGIKKRVLKNNNTLLF, encoded by the coding sequence GTGCTTAAAAAATCAAGTTTAGTAATAAGTATTTTTTATACAGTATTGCTAACGGCATTAAGTTTATTTAAAATCAATTTAGAGGCCGAACACCTCCCTTTAAACAGTGATAAAGTATACCATGCGATAGCTTATAGTCTATTCACTTTACTTTGGTTTGCGGCGTTTCATTTTAAGCTTAAGATGCAATTTAATAAAGCACTGTTAATCACCGGATTATTTTCTTTTAGTTACGGTATCCTTATAGAAGTACTCCAAGGATGGCTTACAATAAGCAGGCAAGGTGATGTTAAAGACGTGATTGCAAATACAATAGGTATGGTATTTGCTGTATTATTAATATGGGGTATAAAAAAACGGGTGTTAAAAAATAATAATACTTTGCTTTTTTGA
- the gcvH gene encoding glycine cleavage system protein GcvH: MNIPAELKYTKDHEWIKIEGDTITVGITDFAQSELGDIVYVEVETVDETLDAEDVFGTVEAVKTVSDLYLPVSGEIIAFNESLEDEPEKVNSDPYGAGWMVKVKVSDVSELDSLLSAEEYKAIIGA, from the coding sequence ATGAACATTCCAGCAGAATTAAAATACACTAAAGACCACGAGTGGATTAAGATAGAAGGCGATACCATTACAGTTGGTATTACAGACTTCGCACAAAGCGAATTAGGAGACATTGTTTACGTAGAAGTAGAGACTGTAGACGAGACGCTAGATGCTGAAGACGTTTTTGGTACTGTTGAAGCCGTGAAAACAGTTTCAGATTTATATTTACCAGTATCTGGTGAAATTATCGCTTTTAATGAGTCATTAGAAGACGAACCAGAAAAAGTGAATTCAGACCCTTATGGCGCAGGTTGGATGGTGAAAGTTAAGGTGTCTGATGTTTCAGAACTTGACAGCCTGTTATCTGCTGAAGAATACAAAGCAATCATTGGTGCTTAA
- the sprA gene encoding cell surface protein SprA, translating to MNTSNLPFHKSIKTYLLLIVAFLFSFLAFAQDPEPTEQDSTGFSLGTIVMPNPSSIASKYTYDAILDRYIYTESVGTFNINYPLILTPKEYQDLVFSQNIKSYYQQKINAFDGKKDTSEEDKKNLLPEFYVNSGFFESIFGGNTIEVVPQGSLEMDLGVLFTKQDNPSFSPRNRSNFTFDFDQRISLSLLGKVGTRLQVTANYDTESTFDFQNLVKLEYTPTEDDIIQKIEVGNVSMPLNSSLISGAQSLFGVKTQLKFGKTTVTGVFSEQKSDSRSVVAQGGGTLDEFDFFIRDYDENRHFFLAQYFRENYDKALENYPFINTNVQITRAEVWVTNRSNRTENVRNIVAFQDLGESSILGNPGVISTAGPGAFPDNGNNRLDPTNIGGPGSQLTEAVRDVATVQQGILVPSFNEGFDYAKLENSRKLTEGQEYILNTQLGYISLNQRLNNDEVLAVAFQFTVGGQVFQVGEFANDGIGATDVETNTEGQVTNVTNNNLVLKLIKSSVTSVSLPIWDLMMKNIYDTGAYQLSQEDFKLNIFYNESAPLNFITPAEGSGGFGTDFNGEPISETTLLRLFNLDRLNFNNDPQTNGDGFFDFVPGITVIPQNGKIVFTKVEPFGRYLFDVLDSDNNPGNNATEYELDTYPNLNQEKYVYDLLYKKTKTAALDEVQKNKFQIKGRYKSQGGDGIAIGGFNVPRGSVKVTAGGRVLVEGVDYTVNYQLGRVQILDEALKASNTPIQVTTENNAIFGQQTKRFTGLNVEHQFNENFLIGATYINLNERPITQKANYNSEPINNTILGFNGNYSTEVPFFTRLANKLPNIDTDAPSNLSVRGEFAYLLPGAPKGTDFNGEATSYIDDFEGTQNGIDLKAAQAWFLSSRPLNLNGTSAFDVDGQENGYDRALLNWYTIDPIFYSSQRPGGLTDDDVSGLYTSRVFVEELFPQQDIAQGQTTVLNTLDLTYHPTERGPYNFSDTNLNGNQVINPDNAWAGITRQITSTDFEQSNVEYIEFWLQDPFQENPTNPGGKLVFNLGSISEDVLRDGRKQYENGLPQDGNVSLLPVTTYETVVPLNQALIYTFDSTGEARTNQDVGYDGYDDGEEGINFPAFAGLPDPAADNYQYYISAEGDIFNRYKRYNGVQGNSPDTFSDTNRGSTTQPDVEDINRDNTMNTIDSYFQYELEITRQNLPLNSPDELAPGNPIGEFIRDVKIRQRELPNGDVEQVRWYQFRVPVQGDHVEAVNGITDLRSIRFARIYLNDFSEQTTFRFGTLDLVRSDWRRYQLSLDGGATPPNFNDTEFSVGAVSTQENDGSYASPPGVVAEQLNNNNTIIDQNEQALVVNVCDLEPNDSRAVFKNISVDMRQYNRIRMFMHAEAGDVPGLGDSDLVGFIRMGNDLTQNYYQIEVPLQVSKGNSSAALWPEANEINLDLEVLQKIKSLGIADMSLSNGLASFYDVVNGEPVPITGNEFENYTVGQQRVAIKGNPNFGAVRTLMVGVKNATDFDQCGEIWYNELRLSDMDNEGGWAAILSVDTNFADFANVSATGRMSTAGFGSVDQGPQERSREEMKQYDVVTNVNIGQLLPKKWGIQVPFNYGQGEELITPEYDQQYEDIKLQTRLDAAETGDDRDDILEQSEEYTKRRSINFIGVKKNRTGDSKPRFYDIENLTFNHSYNKVMHRDFEIKRSIDKQVRTGVNYAYNFEPKVIEPFAKNDSLFTGKYWKLLKDFNVNLLPASFAMNTDVNRQFNRQRFREVDLGGANIGLDELFRRNYTFDYQSTVNWNLTKSLALNFTVANNNIVRNYFKDNIINGEQNPELDVWDGYFDVGDANRRSQTLGVNYEIPLDKIPTLNFLKATYSYQGLYQWQKGSDLFGALEADDGNTYNLGNSISNGNTHNINSTLDMNKLYKYLGIKKKRAVRDNEKVSRLAKSGPPSLEGEEKTAENKKGNKPKKGSGVGTGLANFGIGVITSVKRIQVNYSENNGTFLPGYTDTPGFIGTSKPTLGYTFGSQNDVRDIAARNGWLTVFPDFNQQYTANKTKQLDLSANLEPFNDLKIDVVGTRTYAENYTENYRIADTRDANGNLGSDGVLDYNSLTPNVFGNFNISTFTLPTAFGKSDAMSSQAFDDFRTNRLIIARRLAQKRGADPTAVDAEGYPLGFGKTSQAVLLPSFLSAYTGQNAENTKLGAFRNIPIPNWDVKYTGLMKLKWFKKRFKRFSVSHGYRSTYTINQFRSNLDHTAIDYSLDYTAQPAEDLDQAGNFKNEELYSNINLTELFSPLVRIDMEMKNSIKILAEVRKDRLLSLSFDNNLMTEIQGKEYALGLGYRFKDVRIKSKLAGPKKAIVSDLIMEANLSVRDNKTIIRYLDLENNQVTNGQTIYGLKYNANYSFSKNLTGIFYFDYTFSEYAISTAFPQTTIRSGITLRYNFGN from the coding sequence TTGAATACATCTAACCTTCCTTTTCATAAATCGATTAAAACATACCTACTCTTAATTGTCGCTTTTCTGTTCTCTTTTTTAGCTTTTGCTCAAGATCCAGAACCAACAGAACAAGACTCTACGGGTTTCAGCTTAGGGACTATTGTGATGCCAAACCCTAGCAGTATAGCGTCTAAATACACTTACGATGCTATTTTAGACCGCTATATCTATACCGAATCGGTTGGAACTTTTAATATCAACTACCCATTAATTTTAACGCCAAAAGAATATCAGGATTTAGTTTTTTCACAAAACATCAAAAGTTATTATCAGCAAAAAATTAATGCGTTCGATGGAAAAAAAGATACCTCAGAAGAGGATAAAAAGAACCTGCTGCCAGAATTCTATGTTAATTCAGGCTTTTTTGAAAGCATTTTTGGCGGTAACACCATAGAAGTTGTCCCGCAAGGGTCTTTGGAAATGGATTTAGGGGTGCTTTTTACCAAACAAGATAACCCATCGTTCTCACCAAGAAACCGGAGTAATTTTACTTTTGATTTCGACCAGCGTATTAGTTTAAGTTTATTAGGAAAAGTAGGAACACGATTGCAAGTAACGGCCAATTATGATACAGAGTCTACCTTCGACTTTCAAAATTTAGTAAAGCTAGAATACACCCCAACCGAAGATGATATCATTCAAAAAATAGAAGTTGGTAACGTAAGCATGCCTTTAAACAGTTCCTTAATTTCTGGCGCACAAAGTTTATTTGGTGTAAAAACACAACTTAAATTTGGAAAGACAACCGTTACAGGGGTCTTTTCTGAACAAAAATCAGATTCACGATCTGTAGTAGCACAAGGGGGTGGTACCTTAGATGAGTTTGATTTCTTTATTAGAGATTACGACGAAAACCGGCACTTTTTCTTAGCACAATATTTTCGTGAGAACTATGATAAGGCCTTGGAAAATTACCCATTCATTAACACGAATGTTCAAATTACAAGAGCCGAAGTTTGGGTAACCAACAGAAGCAATAGGACAGAGAATGTTAGAAATATTGTAGCGTTTCAGGATTTAGGTGAATCGAGCATACTTGGAAACCCTGGTGTTATTTCAACAGCTGGACCAGGTGCATTTCCAGATAATGGTAATAACCGTTTGGACCCAACCAATATTGGTGGCCCGGGTTCTCAATTAACCGAAGCTGTTAGAGACGTTGCAACAGTACAACAAGGTATTCTGGTACCTAGTTTTAATGAAGGGTTCGATTATGCTAAACTGGAAAATTCAAGAAAATTAACCGAAGGACAGGAGTATATTTTAAATACGCAATTAGGTTATATTTCACTAAATCAGCGGTTAAATAATGATGAGGTACTAGCGGTGGCATTTCAGTTTACTGTTGGCGGACAAGTGTTTCAAGTGGGTGAATTTGCAAATGATGGTATTGGTGCAACAGATGTAGAAACCAATACTGAGGGTCAAGTAACCAATGTGACTAATAATAATCTAGTTTTAAAATTAATAAAAAGTAGTGTAACGTCTGTATCCCTTCCAATCTGGGATTTAATGATGAAAAATATCTACGACACTGGTGCTTACCAATTAAGTCAGGAAGATTTTAAATTGAATATCTTCTATAACGAATCGGCACCCTTAAATTTTATTACTCCAGCTGAAGGTAGTGGTGGTTTTGGAACCGATTTTAATGGAGAACCTATTAGTGAAACAACATTGTTAAGGCTTTTTAATTTAGACCGATTAAATTTTAATAACGATCCGCAAACCAATGGCGATGGTTTTTTTGATTTTGTGCCAGGGATTACGGTAATACCACAAAACGGAAAAATTGTGTTTACCAAAGTAGAACCTTTTGGGCGTTATTTATTCGATGTTTTAGATAGTGATAATAATCCTGGGAATAATGCTACAGAATACGAACTCGATACGTATCCCAATCTCAACCAGGAAAAATACGTTTACGATTTACTCTATAAAAAGACAAAAACGGCAGCATTAGATGAGGTTCAGAAAAATAAATTCCAAATAAAAGGCCGCTATAAATCTCAAGGCGGTGACGGTATTGCTATTGGCGGTTTTAATGTGCCTAGAGGTTCTGTAAAAGTAACCGCTGGTGGTCGTGTGTTAGTAGAAGGTGTAGATTATACCGTGAATTACCAGTTGGGCCGTGTACAAATTTTAGACGAAGCTTTAAAAGCCAGTAACACGCCAATTCAGGTTACCACAGAAAATAACGCGATTTTTGGTCAGCAAACCAAACGGTTTACAGGCTTAAATGTTGAACATCAATTCAATGAAAATTTCTTAATTGGTGCCACTTATATTAATTTGAATGAACGACCAATCACACAAAAGGCAAACTATAACAGTGAGCCTATTAATAATACAATCTTAGGTTTTAATGGTAACTATTCAACCGAAGTGCCTTTTTTCACGCGCTTAGCAAACAAATTACCAAACATAGATACCGATGCCCCGTCTAACTTGTCTGTACGTGGTGAGTTTGCCTACCTGTTACCGGGTGCACCAAAAGGCACCGATTTTAATGGTGAAGCGACCTCTTATATTGATGATTTTGAAGGCACCCAAAATGGGATTGATTTAAAAGCGGCGCAGGCCTGGTTTTTATCAAGTAGACCCTTAAATTTAAATGGCACAAGTGCTTTTGATGTTGATGGACAAGAAAATGGCTATGATAGAGCCTTGTTAAACTGGTACACTATCGATCCTATTTTTTATAGTAGCCAACGACCTGGTGGGTTAACAGATGATGATGTCTCAGGCTTATATACTTCTCGTGTTTTTGTTGAGGAGTTATTTCCACAGCAAGACATTGCACAAGGGCAAACCACAGTATTAAACACTTTAGATTTAACGTACCATCCCACAGAGCGAGGTCCCTATAACTTTAGTGATACAAACTTAAACGGTAATCAGGTGATTAATCCTGATAATGCCTGGGCAGGAATAACAAGACAAATTACCTCTACAGATTTTGAGCAATCTAATGTGGAGTATATTGAATTCTGGTTGCAGGATCCGTTTCAAGAGAATCCAACAAATCCAGGAGGAAAGCTCGTGTTTAACTTAGGAAGTATTTCTGAAGATGTTCTACGCGATGGTAGAAAGCAATATGAAAATGGGTTACCCCAAGATGGAAATGTAAGTTTACTGCCGGTAACGACGTATGAAACCGTAGTGCCTTTAAATCAAGCCTTAATCTATACGTTTGATTCTACAGGAGAAGCAAGAACCAATCAAGATGTTGGTTACGACGGGTATGATGATGGAGAAGAAGGCATTAACTTTCCTGCTTTTGCAGGGCTTCCAGATCCAGCAGCTGATAACTACCAGTATTATATAAGTGCAGAAGGAGATATTTTTAATCGTTATAAGCGCTATAATGGTGTGCAGGGCAACTCACCAGACACCTTTAGTGATACCAATAGGGGTTCAACAACACAACCAGATGTAGAAGATATTAATCGTGACAATACCATGAATACGATTGATAGTTATTTTCAATACGAATTAGAAATCACCCGTCAAAATTTACCCTTAAATAGTCCAGATGAACTAGCTCCTGGAAATCCTATTGGAGAGTTTATTAGAGATGTTAAAATACGCCAGAGAGAATTGCCTAATGGAGACGTAGAGCAAGTGCGATGGTACCAGTTTAGAGTGCCTGTTCAAGGGGATCATGTCGAGGCAGTAAATGGCATTACCGATCTGCGTTCTATTCGTTTTGCACGTATTTATTTAAATGATTTTTCTGAGCAAACCACCTTTCGCTTTGGAACTTTAGATTTAGTACGAAGTGATTGGAGACGCTACCAATTATCACTAGATGGTGGGGCAACACCACCAAATTTTAATGACACAGAATTTTCTGTAGGAGCAGTCAGTACACAAGAAAATGATGGCAGTTACGCATCGCCTCCAGGTGTTGTGGCTGAGCAGTTAAATAATAATAATACAATCATTGATCAGAATGAACAGGCGTTGGTTGTTAATGTTTGTGACTTAGAACCAAATGATTCTCGTGCGGTTTTTAAGAATATTAGTGTAGACATGAGACAATACAATCGTATTCGTATGTTTATGCATGCTGAAGCCGGTGACGTTCCTGGTTTGGGAGATAGTGATTTAGTAGGGTTTATTCGTATGGGTAACGATTTAACGCAAAACTATTACCAGATTGAAGTACCACTTCAAGTGTCTAAGGGAAATTCTAGCGCAGCCTTATGGCCAGAAGCCAATGAAATAAATCTCGATTTAGAGGTGCTTCAAAAAATAAAATCTTTGGGTATTGCAGACATGTCTTTGTCTAATGGTTTGGCTAGCTTTTATGATGTAGTTAATGGCGAACCAGTGCCTATTACGGGTAACGAATTTGAAAATTATACAGTAGGTCAGCAGCGTGTTGCCATTAAAGGAAATCCAAATTTTGGGGCAGTAAGAACCTTAATGGTTGGGGTTAAAAATGCAACAGATTTTGATCAGTGTGGTGAGATTTGGTATAACGAGTTGCGTTTATCAGATATGGATAACGAAGGCGGTTGGGCAGCCATATTGAGTGTGGATACAAATTTTGCCGACTTTGCAAACGTCAGTGCAACAGGACGTATGAGTACTGCTGGTTTTGGTTCTGTAGATCAAGGCCCGCAAGAACGTAGTAGAGAAGAAATGAAGCAATACGATGTGGTTACTAATGTGAATATTGGGCAGCTATTACCAAAAAAATGGGGCATTCAAGTGCCTTTTAACTATGGCCAGGGAGAAGAATTAATTACTCCTGAATACGATCAGCAATACGAAGATATAAAGCTTCAAACCAGATTAGATGCTGCAGAGACTGGTGATGACCGTGATGACATTTTGGAACAATCTGAAGAATATACCAAACGAAGAAGTATTAATTTTATTGGCGTTAAGAAAAATAGAACTGGCGATTCTAAACCACGGTTTTACGATATTGAAAATCTAACGTTTAACCATTCCTATAACAAAGTCATGCATCGTGATTTTGAAATTAAACGGTCAATAGATAAACAAGTAAGAACTGGAGTCAATTATGCTTATAATTTTGAGCCTAAGGTTATTGAGCCCTTTGCGAAAAACGATTCTTTATTTACGGGTAAATATTGGAAATTGTTAAAAGACTTTAATGTTAACTTATTGCCAGCAAGTTTCGCCATGAATACAGATGTTAACAGGCAATTTAATAGACAGCGTTTTAGGGAAGTCGATTTAGGGGGTGCCAATATTGGTCTAGATGAACTCTTCCGCAGAAATTACACCTTCGATTACCAATCCACAGTTAATTGGAACCTAACCAAATCCTTAGCCCTTAATTTTACTGTGGCAAACAATAATATTGTTAGAAATTATTTTAAAGACAATATTATTAACGGTGAACAAAACCCAGAACTTGATGTTTGGGATGGCTATTTTGATGTGGGTGATGCCAACAGACGTTCGCAAACACTAGGGGTGAATTATGAAATTCCATTAGATAAAATACCCACGCTAAATTTTTTAAAAGCGACGTACTCTTATCAAGGGTTGTATCAATGGCAAAAGGGCTCAGATTTATTTGGGGCACTTGAGGCAGACGATGGTAATACTTATAACTTAGGAAATTCAATCTCTAACGGTAACACGCACAATATCAACTCTACCTTAGATATGAATAAGCTTTATAAATACTTAGGTATTAAGAAAAAGCGTGCGGTAAGAGATAATGAAAAGGTAAGTCGTTTGGCAAAATCTGGTCCTCCAAGTCTTGAAGGTGAAGAAAAAACGGCAGAGAACAAAAAAGGAAACAAACCCAAAAAGGGAAGTGGCGTTGGAACAGGATTGGCTAATTTTGGAATAGGGGTAATAACTTCTGTAAAGAGAATTCAAGTTAATTATTCTGAAAATAATGGAACATTTTTACCAGGTTATACAGACACACCAGGCTTTATAGGAACTTCCAAACCAACCTTAGGCTATACTTTTGGTAGCCAGAATGATGTAAGAGACATTGCAGCAAGAAATGGGTGGCTAACTGTTTTTCCAGATTTCAACCAACAGTATACAGCCAACAAAACGAAACAGTTAGATTTGTCTGCGAACCTTGAGCCCTTTAATGACTTAAAAATAGATGTAGTGGGCACCAGAACCTATGCCGAAAACTATACCGAAAACTACCGTATTGCAGATACGCGAGATGCAAATGGAAATTTAGGTTCAGACGGGGTGCTAGATTATAATTCATTAACGCCTAATGTTTTTGGAAACTTTAATATCTCGACCTTTACACTGCCAACCGCTTTTGGTAAAAGTGATGCAATGAGCTCTCAGGCCTTTGACGATTTTAGAACCAATAGGTTAATTATTGCCAGACGCTTGGCACAAAAACGGGGAGCAGATCCAACGGCTGTAGATGCAGAAGGGTATCCTTTAGGTTTTGGTAAAACCAGCCAAGCTGTTCTATTGCCGTCTTTTTTAAGTGCTTATACAGGCCAGAATGCAGAGAATACAAAGTTAGGGGCCTTTCGAAATATTCCCATACCAAACTGGGATGTTAAGTATACCGGTTTAATGAAATTGAAATGGTTTAAAAAGCGTTTCAAGCGTTTTAGTGTGTCTCATGGTTACCGTTCGACATATACCATTAACCAATTTAGAAGTAACTTAGACCATACGGCTATTGATTATAGCTTAGATTATACAGCGCAACCCGCTGAAGATTTAGATCAGGCAGGCAATTTTAAAAATGAAGAACTCTATAGTAATATTAACTTAACCGAGCTGTTTAGTCCATTAGTTCGTATTGATATGGAGATGAAAAACTCGATTAAGATTTTAGCTGAAGTAAGAAAAGACAGGTTGCTGTCATTGAGTTTTGATAATAATTTAATGACCGAAATTCAAGGTAAAGAGTACGCGCTTGGCTTAGGGTATCGCTTTAAAGATGTTAGAATAAAATCGAAACTTGCAGGTCCTAAGAAGGCGATTGTTAGTGATTTAATTATGGAAGCTAATCTTTCTGTAAGAGATAATAAAACCATAATTAGATACTTAGACCTAGAGAACAATCAAGTGACCAATGGTCAAACCATTTATGGTTTAAAATACAATGCAAACTATTCGTTTAGTAAAAACCTGACAGGTATTTTCTATTTTGATTATACCTTCTCAGAGTACGCTATTTCAACAGCTTTCCCACAAACGACCATACGTTCTGGAATTACTTTGAGATATAATTTTGGTAATTAA